Proteins encoded in a region of the Terriglobia bacterium genome:
- a CDS encoding ATP-binding cassette domain-containing protein, giving the protein MVEFTSKKTKGQPYIQFLNVYKAFDEPVLIDVSFEVERGEMVVVLGRSGVGKSVTLKHILGFIQPDSGRVLVAGREVSAMKEEELLDVRRCVTMVFQSGALFDSLTAGENVAYPLRERAVSGARLDEAAIQTRVDELLALVDLNEVRDQMPSDLSTGMKRAVAIARSLAASPEAILYDEPTTMVDPLMAKTIGDLILKLKKQTGLTSVVVTHDMKLARKLADRVVFLVDGRVAYFGPISELGESHEDVIQEFIRFDEVSLLPETSGK; this is encoded by the coding sequence ATGGTTGAATTCACGTCAAAAAAAACGAAGGGGCAGCCCTACATCCAGTTCTTGAACGTGTATAAAGCGTTTGACGAACCTGTGCTGATTGACGTCAGCTTTGAAGTCGAGCGCGGAGAGATGGTTGTGGTGCTCGGCCGAAGCGGCGTGGGCAAGAGCGTTACGCTCAAGCACATTCTGGGATTTATTCAGCCCGACTCCGGCCGGGTGCTGGTTGCGGGCAGGGAAGTGTCGGCCATGAAGGAGGAAGAGCTCCTCGATGTGCGGCGCTGCGTGACCATGGTGTTCCAATCAGGGGCCCTGTTTGACTCCCTGACGGCCGGCGAGAATGTCGCTTACCCGCTGCGGGAACGTGCTGTCAGCGGTGCGCGCCTGGACGAAGCCGCCATCCAGACCCGCGTGGATGAGCTGCTGGCGCTTGTGGACCTGAATGAGGTCCGTGACCAGATGCCTTCAGACCTAAGCACGGGCATGAAGCGCGCCGTCGCCATTGCGCGTTCGCTCGCAGCCTCCCCCGAGGCCATCTTGTATGACGAACCGACCACGATGGTGGACCCGCTGATGGCCAAGACCATCGGCGACCTGATCTTGAAGCTCAAAAAGCAGACCGGACTGACTTCTGTCGTGGTCACTCATGACATGAAACTGGCCCGCAAGCTGGCAGACCGGGTTGTCTTCCTGGTGGATGGCCGCGTGGCTTACTTTGGCCCCATCAGCGAGCTCGGCGAATCCCATGAGGACGTCATTCAGGAATTCATCCGTTTCGACGAGGTCTCTCTCCTGCCTGAGACATCGGGGAAATAG